One region of Mucilaginibacter sp. 14171R-50 genomic DNA includes:
- the recA gene encoding recombinase RecA, whose product MSNADKLKALQLTLDKLEKSYGKGTIMKMGDTAIEATEAISTGSLGLDIALGVGGLPKGRVIEIYGPESSGKTTLAIHAIAESQKRGGIAAFIDAEHAFDRFYAKKLGVDVENLLISQPDNGEQALEIADNLIRSGAIDILVIDSVAALVPKAEIEGEMGDSKMGLHARLMSQALRKLTGTISKTGCCCIFINQLRDKIGVMFGNPETTTGGNALKFYASVRLDVRRISQIKDTDEVSGNRVKVKIVKNKVAPPFRIAEFDIMFGEGISKAGEIIDLGVEYNIIKKAGSWFSYGETRLGQGRDAVKQLILDNPELAEELEAKIKETVTGESLTEA is encoded by the coding sequence ATGAGCAACGCAGATAAATTGAAAGCATTACAGCTTACGTTAGATAAGCTGGAAAAGTCGTATGGCAAGGGTACCATCATGAAAATGGGTGATACCGCTATTGAAGCAACGGAAGCAATATCTACCGGTTCGCTGGGCCTCGATATCGCTTTAGGGGTAGGCGGCTTGCCAAAAGGCAGGGTTATAGAAATATATGGCCCGGAGTCGTCGGGTAAAACAACCCTTGCGATACACGCTATAGCCGAATCACAAAAAAGGGGTGGCATTGCCGCCTTTATTGATGCGGAGCACGCGTTCGATCGCTTTTATGCAAAAAAACTGGGTGTTGATGTCGAGAACCTTTTGATATCGCAGCCGGATAATGGCGAGCAGGCTTTAGAGATCGCCGATAACCTGATCCGCTCGGGCGCTATTGATATATTAGTTATCGACTCTGTAGCCGCATTAGTGCCTAAGGCAGAGATAGAAGGCGAAATGGGCGATTCTAAGATGGGCCTACATGCGCGCTTAATGTCGCAGGCATTACGTAAGCTAACCGGTACCATCAGCAAAACCGGCTGCTGCTGTATATTTATTAACCAGCTGCGCGATAAGATCGGCGTTATGTTTGGTAATCCTGAAACTACTACCGGTGGTAACGCCTTAAAGTTTTACGCTTCGGTGCGTTTGGATGTTCGCCGTATATCGCAAATTAAAGATACCGACGAGGTATCGGGTAACCGCGTTAAGGTTAAGATCGTTAAAAACAAAGTTGCGCCTCCGTTCCGCATCGCCGAATTTGACATTATGTTTGGCGAAGGCATCTCAAAAGCCGGCGAGATCATTGACCTGGGTGTTGAATACAACATCATTAAAAAAGCGGGCTCGTGGTTCAGCTATGGCGAAACACGTTTAGGCCAGGGCCGCGATGCCGTTAAACAACTAATACTGGATAACCCGGAATTAGCGGAAGAACTGGAAGCGAAAATAAAGGAAACGGTAACCGGTGAAAGTTTAACAGAAGCTTAA